A genomic window from Flavobacterium azooxidireducens includes:
- a CDS encoding T9SS type A sorting domain-containing protein, whose translation MKKNYFYTILLAVFLVSLTVSAQENKPQQPNKTQETTIEGLSFYPNPVSNGKVYITSKSSLAKEVTIFDILGKVVLQSTINTKELNVSSLSPGIYMIKIKEGEATATRKLIIK comes from the coding sequence ATGAAAAAAAATTACTTTTATACCATTCTTTTAGCGGTTTTTCTTGTTTCACTGACAGTTTCTGCTCAGGAAAACAAGCCACAGCAACCCAACAAAACTCAGGAAACTACCATTGAGGGGCTTAGCTTTTACCCTAATCCGGTGAGTAACGGAAAAGTGTACATCACCTCAAAATCATCATTAGCCAAAGAAGTAACCATTTTTGATATTCTTGGAAAAGTTGTGCTTCAAAGTACAATTAATACCAAAGAATTAAATGTTTCTTCGCTTTCTCCGGGTATTTATATGATAAAAATCAAAGAAGGTGAAGCTACTGCTACCCGAAAATTGATTATCAAG